The Leishmania mexicana MHOM/GT/2001/U1103 complete genome, chromosome 4 genome includes a window with the following:
- a CDS encoding serine-threonine protein kinase-like protein, whose amino-acid sequence MNAPVHERSGTSSSNAPPAHKKQRHEGACSGKVLQDGDADSVRVWGVLVAQNLPSRENGLLAHAQRCGCPAEEAHAPGKESAAQLIASSSLRDPGEDWLWRHVSPALRQFYLPTCSHSGSKYPCAPASPQQEGSKSHPSPPRLLLPLCGTRSNNGAVRLGRLASNDIVLATNPCVSSVHCTIAYQSGSDHRHGDAAAAATVAAEDKEAHRAAYEATGAMAKVAAPLHHRPQPTTEVPAVPHPRGDAAARNAAARQPQQRQQQRSANAHVMLSDYSTNGCIVNGQKVGKGRSVRLRDGDVVELINAGPRHTTNYNLSFHFLTAEGFVRWVMEQPHRASTTQGADEGTTTLAEKEQHQRQALQTAAQRRALLCRAQWNVEAQVRRMYGHSVDEYYSLDRAHPLGQGTFGTVYRAALRAEASTSSQSPSLLDAGGVVAAGVPSSWEHVFSGDGVGEWTANPSEAAELREAYIREKERRAPVAVLQVSASAASTTAAEADTTTTDAAPQVFAVKIIRKQRMLVEALRRRRQQQQQQHPEEGESGTDRTPVSCIHTTATVATPDTAGAVPGTISAEDAAVIEQLLLMETQPDDLALQRRKEWTAGVLAHLQLADSTPTALTPSSSLSALWKSPHKRRDGDDSSDDGDAQRLPRQDREQRRRELIRCLPEALRRTYERELQHRRRQQREINILLAVRHRNVTALYEVFDQPDHLALVMEQATGGEVWDLLQIYKRRERGANNRRSTGAQRLGNGSGDSTTAAVGAATCDDDDVELVSVGGPLPEFIVKIIIVQVIEAVLYLHTMGIIHRDLKLENLMLQRPCDRYTLNALQLQTLVHQLRAYSHPHHASDASTSAATTREEGSAAVEFTNPLSVLYTVHVPRHMWPVVKVMDFGLSHVLDQLQTHPFDSTGALHGLTGMLSQMSQDVEGRPAAAAAAATEAVPERVKLIYSRNDATTSCGTPIYAAPEVTNPALRPDKMGYGAAVDMYSVGVIAYALLTGRAPFPSAKKPRRPGGPPLVNYDAPLRFQRHRRRPASAGPLPSSRPSSSAARPPPDVACLPPLSVVESVRVVLPKKCAETSAASSATSEQTRQWHRRVEAVAASMRCAEQKRAHAEDSDGGSSATSADSRFDATVEQLCASLTTYADTCASGGLEVDLDRLVYVSADAAATGAQANPSVGRVMAPDGHVADVLLPPISALGASFIRGLLEKYPSRRLTAYEALRHPWLRECV is encoded by the coding sequence ATGAACGCACCGGTACATGAGCGCAgtggcaccagcagcagcaacgcgccaccggcgcacaaGAAGCAGCGCCACGAAGGTGCGTGTAGTGGCAAGGTCCTTCAAGACGGTGACGCCGATAGTGTGCGTGTCTGGGGTGTCCTCGTCGCGCAGAACCTGCCGTCGAGAGAAAACGGGCTgctggcacacgcgcagcgttGCGGCTGCCCTGCGGAagaggcacacgcgccgggGAAAGAgtcagcggcgcagctgatAGCTTCATCGTCCCTGCGCGACCCTGGAGAGGACTGGTTGTGGCGGCACGTTTCACCAGCTCTGCGGCAGTTCTACTTGCCGACGTGCtcccacagcggcagcaagtACCCCTGCGCGCCAGCCTCGCCGCAGCAGGAGGGAAGCAAGTCTCACCCCTCACCacctcgccttctcctgccTCTGTGCGGCACTCGCAGCAACAACGGCGCGGTCCGTCTCGGTCGCCTCGCCAGCAACGACATCGTCCTCGCCACGAATCCGTGCGTCAGCAGTGTGCACTGCACCATCGCCTACCAATCAGGAAGTGATCATCGTCAcggtgacgctgcagcagcggctacAGTAGCAGCAGAAGACAAGGAGGCACATAGGGCCGCCTACGAGGCGACCGGCGCCATGGCCAAAGTCGCGGCCCCGCTTCATCACAGGCCTCAACCCACAACGGAGGtgccagcggtgccgcatccacgcggcgatgcagccgcccgcaacgccgccgccaggcagccgcagcagcggcaacaacaacggTCCGCCAACGCTCACGTTATGCTCTCTGACTACAGCACAAACGGATGCATCGTCAACGGCCAGAAGGTGGGCAAAGGTCGCTCGGTGCGTCTGCGCGACGGTGACGTGGTGGAACTCATCAACGCCGGCCCGCGGCACACGACGAACTACAACCTCTCGTTTCACTTCCTCACTGCGGAGGGGTTTGTGCGTTGGGTGATGGAGCAGCCGCATAGGGCAAGCACGACGCAAGGCGCCGATGagggcaccaccaccttggcggagaaggagcagcaccaacgTCAAGCACTGCAGacagctgcgcagcggcgtgcgctgctgtgcagaGCGCAGTGGAACGtcgaggcgcaggtgcggcgCATGTACGGTCACAGCGTTGACGAGTACTACTCCCTTGATCGGGCGCACCCGCTGGGCCAGGGAACGTTCGGCACCGTGTACCGTGCCGCCTTGCGCGCAGAGGCGTCAACCTCATCGCAGTCGCCGTCCCTCCTTGACGCCGGCGGTGTGGTCGCGGCTGGCGTGCCCTCAAGTTGGGAGCACGTcttcagcggcgacggcgtgggTGAGTGGACGGCGAACCCGTCAGAGGCGGCTGAGCTACGGGAAGCCTACATacgggagaaggagcgacgGGCGCCGgtcgcggtgctgcaggtgtccgcgtcggcggcctcgacgacagcagcggaggcggacaCCACCACTACCGATGCTGCGCCACAGGTGTTCGCCGTCAAGATCATCCGCAAGCAGCGGATGTTGGTGGAAGCTcttcggcgacggcggcagcagcagcagcagcagcatcccgAGGAAGGCGAAAGCGGTACAGATCGCACACCTGTGTCGTGCAtccacaccaccgccaccgtcgccacccCTGATACTGCGGGGGCAGTGCCAGGGACGATATCGGCCGAAGATGCCGCGGTGATTGAGCAGTTGTTGCTCATGGAGACGCAGCCGGACGATCTGGCCCTGCAGAGACGGAAGGAATGGACAGCAGGTGTGCTCGCCCATCTTCAGCTTGCCGACTCAACGCCCACTGCCCTgacgccgtcctcctcgctcagcgCATTGTGGAAGTCGCCGCACAAGCGGCGAGACGGCGACGACTCGAGTGATGACGGGGACGCACAGCGACTGCCGCGGCAAGATCGTGAGCAACGCCGTCGAGAGCTGATCCGCTGCCTCCCCGAGGCACTCCGCCGCACATACGAGagagagctgcagcaccgccgccgtcagcagcgcgAGATCAACATTCTCCTCGCCGTGCGTCACCGCAACGTCACCGCACTGTACGAGGTGTTTGACCAGCCAGACCACCTGGCGCTGGTGATGGAGCAGGCGACCGGAGGGGAGGTGTGGGACCTGCTGCAGATCTACAAACGACGCGAGCGTGGCGCGAACAACCGCCGTAGCACcggtgcgcagcggctcggcaacggcagcggcgactcgacaacggcagcggtgggtgCAGCTAcgtgcgacgacgacgacgttgaACTCGTCTCCGTCGGCGGTCCGCTGCCGGAGTTCATTGTGAAGATTATCATCGTTCAAGTGATTGAGGCAGTGTTGTACCTGCACACGATGGGCATCATCCACCGTGACTTGAAGCTCGAGAATctgatgctgcagcgccCCTGCGACCGCTACACCCTcaacgcgctgcagctgcagacgtTGGTTCATCAGCTCCGCGCCTACTCTCACCCGCACCACGCAAGCGACGCGTCCACATCCGCCGCGACGACGCGTGAGGAGGGCagtgcggcggtggagtTCACGAATCCGCTGTCAGTGCTTTACACGGTGCACGTACCGCGGCACATGTGGCCGGTCGTCAAGGTCATGGATTTCGGTCTCTCGCATGTGCTCGACCAGCTGCAGACACATCCGTTCGACTCCACAGGGGCACTGCACGGCCTCACCGGGATGCTCTCGCAGATGTCACAGGACGTTGAAGGCAggcctgcggcggcggcagcagcagccacggaggcggtgccggAGCGGGTGAAGCTCATCTACTCCCGAAACGACGCAACgacgagctgcggcaccccTATCTACGCAGCCCCTGAGGTCACCAACCCGGCCTTGCGCCCGGACAAGATGGGGtacggcgcagcagtcgacATGTACTCCGTCGGCGTCATCGCGTACGCGCTGCTGACGGGGCGGGCACCGTTTCCGTCAGCAAAAAAACCGCGGCGACCCGGCGGGCCACCTTTGGTGAACTATGACGCCCCCCTGCGCTtccagcggcaccgtcgccgcccagCCAGTGCTGGGCCGCTCCCATCGTCACGGCCGTCCAGCTCTGCggcacgtcctcctcctgaTGTTGCGTGTCTACCTCCGCTGTCTGTGGTAGAGTCGgtgcgcgtggtgctgccgaAAAAATGCGCCGAGACGTCAGCTGCGTCTTCCGCCACCTCGGAGCAGACTCGACAGTGGCACCGGCGCgtcgaggcggtggcggcgtctATGCGGTGTGCGGAGCAGAAGCGTGCCCATGCTGAGGacagcgatggcggcagcagcgcgacgtCGGCTGACTCGCGCTTTGACGCCACTGtggagcagctctgcgcATCACTCACCACGTACGCCGACACGTGTGCGTCGGGTGGGCTGGAGGTGGACCTCGATCGCCTTGTGTACGTCTCCGCGGACGCTGCCGCGACCGGTGCGCAGGCAAACCCGTCCGTCGGTCGCGTGATGGCGCCTGATGGACACGTCGCGGATGTGTTGCTGCCCCCCATCTCGGCGCTCGGCGCCTCCTTCATTCGCGGACTTCTGGAGAAGTACCCTtcgcggcggctgacggcgtacgaggcgctgcggcatcCGTGGTTGCGGGAATGTGTGTGA
- a CDS encoding putative ubiquitin-conjugating enzyme e2, with translation MLTTRIIKETEKLQKECPPGITATPTKENPRYFMVTIQGPPQSCYEGGLFRLELFLPEEYPMKPPKVRFLTRIYHPNVDKVGRICLDIIKDKWSPALLINKVLLSIQILMSSPNPDDPLANDVAEHWKEDEASALQTAREWTRKYAKP, from the coding sequence ATGCTTACAACGCGCATTATCaaggagacggagaagcTCCAGAAGGAGTGTCCGCCGGGCATCACGGCCACACCAACCAAGGAAAACCCGCGCTACTTCATGGTGACCATCCAGGGGCCGCCGCAGTCGTGCTACGAGGGCGGCCTCTTCCGCCTGGAGTTGTTCCTGCCGGAGGAGTACCCGATGAAGCCGCCGAAGGTGCGCTTTCTCACGCGCATCTATCACCCCAACGTAGACAAGGTGGGCCGCATCTGCCTCGACATCATCAAGGACAAGTggtcgccggcgctgctgatcAACAAGGTGCTGCTATCGATCCAGATTCTCATGTCGAGCCCAAACCCAGATGACCCTCTGGCGAACGACGTCGCGGAGCACTGGAAGGAGGACGAGGCCAGCGCGCTGCAGACGGCCCGCGAGTGGACGCGCAAGTACGCCAAGCCGTGA